A single window of Eucalyptus grandis isolate ANBG69807.140 chromosome 1, ASM1654582v1, whole genome shotgun sequence DNA harbors:
- the LOC120288048 gene encoding disease resistance protein RUN1-like encodes MYQVNELSLTQSLILFSRHAFRKDFPQSGYRILSRDVVSTAGGHPLALEVIGSFLCGKPKEVWEDTSKKLKKVHDKKVLETLSISYEALDHQVQQIFLDIACFFIGSSKQSPTYMWDACDFFPENGIEVLCLMSLIKIDKDGKLPMHNQARDFGREIVRLENQKEPQGRSRLWIYEEAIKVLDNNKATGKIEALRLDKFGCRRSYAGEIFKELTHLRFLQVNTANLVGDFLNLLPQLRWLQWEDCPLNFTAANFHLKKLVVLDLSWSGISEDWGGWGPLKMAAQLKVLNLLNCRSMRRTPDLSAFKSLEIFLLEGCWHLQEIHPSIGDIKTLVSLNVKSCKRLEELPVGVGRMEELSELILDHTNIKEIPISRGCLMKLEKLSASSCRRLAQLPESMGSLVSLTLLDISGTRIEGLPKSIGSLKELKTLDASNCASLGCIPSCIGHLASLQCLLLWGCSLLREIPDSIGKLELLAELHLARTAIAELPRSIGNLQNLRILDICRTRITELPGAIGMLTKLQDLRASGCKNLEGLPSNMGELVSLNKLNLEKSDITSLPESISKLSSVQNLSVRYCQKLRGLPELPFGITALRITCQSPALPQLSQLTLLKKLTLSDCPWLEYLPKLPIGLSMLSITRCGKLKAVTDLSNLKHLSELYLEECYELMEVTGLERLQSLRNLRIRECPNIPWLDGVESCDSSSST; translated from the exons ATGTACCAAGTCAACGAGTTGTCTCTAACTCAATCATTGATATTATTtagtagacatgcatttcgGAAGGATTTTCCCCAAAGTGGTTATCGGATTCTCTCTCGTGATGTCGTATCTACTGCCGGGGGGCATCCATTAGCTCTTGAAGTGATTGGTTCATTCTTATGTGGAAAGCCAAAAGAAGTATGGGAAGATACAtcgaagaaattaaagaaagtgcACGATAAGAAAGTCCTAGAGACTTTGAGTATAagttatgaagcattagatCATCAGGTGCAAcagatatttttggatattgcatgtttttttattggatcATCTAAACAAAGTCCAACTTACATGTGGgatgcatgtgattttttccCAGAGAATGGGATTGAAGTATTGTGTCTTATGtccttaattaaaattgataaaGACGGCAAGCTACCGATGCATAATCAAGCGAGAGattttggaagggaaattgttcgcctagaaaatcaaaaggagCCTCAAGGCCGTAGCAGATTATGGATTTATGAGGAAGCCATCAAGGTGCTTGACAACAACAAG GCCACTGGTAAGATTGAAGCCCTTCGTCTAGACAAATTTGGTTGTAGAAGAAGCTACGCAGGTGAAATATTTAAAGAACTGACCCATTTGAGGTTCCTTCAAGTGAACACTGCGAATCTTGTTGGAGATTTCCTGAACTTGCTTCCTCAATTAAGATGGCTTCAATGGGAGGATTGTCCCTTGAATTTCACAGCGGCCAACTTTCATCTGAAGAAATTAGTTGTGCTGGATCTGTCGTGGAGTGGGATTTCAGAGGATTGGGGAGGTTGGGGTCCACTCAAG aTGGCAGCCCAGCTCAAAGTTCTCAACCTTCTGAATTGTCGATCTATGAGAAGAACTCCTGATTTGTCTGCTTTCAAAAGCTTAGAGATTTTTTTGCTGGAAGGATGTTGGCATCTACAAGAGATTCATCCTTCTATTGGTGACATCAAGACCCTTGTCTCCTTGAATGTCAAGAGTTGTAAGAGATTGGAGGAGCTACCGGTTGGAGTAGGTAGAATGGAAGAATTGAGTGAGCTTATCTTAGATCATACTAATATAAAAGAGATTCCTATTTCGAGAGGTTGTTTGATGAAGTTGGAGAAACTAAGTGCCTCGTCTTGTAGACGACTAGCTCAACTTCCAGAATCCATGGGCTCTCTTGTGTCGTTAACTCTGTTGGACATATCTGGGACACGGATTGAAGGCTTACCTAAAtccattggttctttgaaggAGCTCAAGACTCTTGATGCCTCTAATTGTGCATCCTTAGGCTGCATACCCAGCTGCATAGGCCATCTAGCATCTTTGCAGTGCTTGTTATTATGGGGATGCTCCTTGCTGAGAGAAATTCCTGATTCGATCGGAAAGTTGGAATTGTTGGCCGAACTACATTTAGCAAGGACAGCAATTGCAGAATTACCTAGAAGCATTGGGAATCTGCAGaacttgaggatcttggacattTGTCGAACTCGCATAACAGAATTGCCTGGTGCCATCGGAATGTTGACGAAACTCCAAGATTTGAGAGCTTCAGGATGCAAAAATCTAGAAGGACTACCTAGTAATATGGGCGAACTGGTTTCGCTAAACAAGCTTAATTTAGAGAAGTCGGACATTACAAGCTTGCCAGAAAGCATTTCTAAGCTGTCTTCTGTCCAAAACCTGAGTGTTCGATATTGCCAAAAGCTTCGAGGACTGCCAGAACTGCCCTTTGGCATAACTGCTCTACGTATCACCTGCCAGAGTCCAGCGTTGCCACAACTTTCCCAACTAACCCTTCTCAAGAAACTCACTCTTTCTGATTGCCCTTGGCTTGAATATCTTCCAAAGCTTCCCATTGGGCTATCAATGCTTTCTATTACACGTTGTGGAAAATTGAAAGCGGTGACGGATTTGTCGAACTTGAAGCACTTATCTGAATTGTATCTTGAGGAGTGCTACGAGCTAATGGAAGTCACCGGTCTAGAACGTTTACAATCTCTCCGTAACTTACGTATACGAGAATGCCCTAATATACCTTGGCTTGATGGTGTTGAATCCTGTgattcttcatcctcaacatgA
- the LOC120295656 gene encoding DELLA protein RGA2-like: protein MERCAWPKNLSSSGKRAIQELCGQNPKKLIDAFDAHSQTGDDPRQPLSAGDLIVSVLGSFSTNTQSLSSGSESYEVLQVPSNAFVSSEVSEGSESIMSPLESVNTPVQSFPVESFKTPVRRLQRSPVETVKPPVQRSSVSIFWEQSLVGAATAIDEGRVDVASEILTRLSACAEAVQQSNLSIAEALVKQIRFLAFSQAGAMRKVATFFAEGLARRIYQVYPQNPPWDHSLTDTLQMHFYETCPYLKFAHFTANQAILEAFEGKSRVHVIDFSINQGLQWPALMQALAVRTGGPPAFRLAGIGPPAPDNSDRLQEVGWKLARLAETIHIEFEYRGFAANSLADLDASMLELRPSDDEAVAVNSVFELHKLLARPGAIEKVLGMVRQVRPAIVTVVEQEANHNGPVFVDRFNESLHYYSTMFDSLEGCASSQDKAMSEVYLGKQIRNVVACEGADRVERHETLAQWRARLGAAGFAPAHLGSNAFKQASMLLALFTSEDGYRVEENGGCLMLGWHTRPLIATSVWRLGGPSAGAAH, encoded by the coding sequence ATGGAGCGTTGCGCTTGGCCTAAGAACCTCTCCTCCAGCGGCAAGCGCGCGATCCAGGAGCTCTGTGgccaaaatcccaagaagctcATAGATGCCTTCGACGCTCACTCTCAAACTGGCGATGACCCACGGCAGCCCTTGTCTGCGGGAGATCTGATCGTCAGCGTCCTCGGTTCGTTCAGCACCAACACCCAATCCCTATCGAGCGGCTCTGAGTCCTATGAGGTCTTGCAGGTCCCGAGCAACGCCTTTGTCAGTTCCGAGGTCTCCGAGGGAAGTGAGAGCATCATGTCTCCGTTAGAGAGCGTCAACACCCCCGTCCAGAGTTTTCCGGTAGAGAGCTTCAAGACCCCCGTCCGGAGACTCCAGAGGTCTCCGGTGGAGACCGTCAAGCCCCCCGTCCAGAGGTCATCGGTATCCATCTTTTGGGAGCAGTCGCTAGTGGGGGCCGCGACGGCGATAGACGAGGGCAGAGTAGATGTGGCTTCGGAGATCCTGACGCGCTTGTCTGCCTGCGCGGAGGCCGTCCAGCAGAGCAACCTCAGCATCGCGGAGGCGCTGGTGAAGCAAATCAGGTTCCTGGCGTTCTCGCAGGCCGGGGCGATGAGGAAGGTCGCCACCTTCTTCGCGGAGGGGCTGGCGCGGCGGATCTACCAGGTCTACCCGCAGAACCCGCCGTGGGACCACTCCCTCACCGACACCCTCCAGATGCACTTCTACGAGACCTGCCCGTACCTCAAATTCGCCCACTTCACCGCGAACCAGGCCATCCTGGAGGCCTTCGAGGGCAAGAGCCGCGTCCACGTCATCGACTTCAGCATTAACCAGGGCCTCCAGTGGCCGGCGCTGATGCAGGCCCTCGCCGTCCGCACCGGCGGTCCGCCCGCCTTCCGCCTCGCGGGGATCGGCCCCCCCGCCCCGGACAACTCCGACCGCCTCCAGGAGGTAGGGTGGAAGCTGGCCCGGCTGGCGGAGACCATCCACATCGAGTTCGAGTACCGCGGGTTCGCCGCCAACAGCCTCGCCGACCTCGACGCGTCGATGCTGGAGCTGCGGCCGAGCGACGACGAGGCGGTGGCGGTCAACTCGGTGTTCGAGCTGCACAAGCTGCTGGCCCGCCCGGGGGCGATCGAGAAGGTGCTGGGCATGGTGCGGCAGGTGCGGCCGGCGATCGTGACAGTGGTCGAGCAGGAGGCCAACCACAACGGGCCGGTCTTCGTGGACCGGTTCAACGAGTCGCTGCACTACTACTCCACCATGTTCGACTCCCTGGAGGGCTGCGCCAGCTCGCAGGACAAGGCCATGTCGGAGGTCTACCTCGGAAAGCAGATCCGCAACGTGGTGGCGTGCGAGGGCGCCGACCGGGTCGAGCGCCACGAGACCCTCGCCCAGTGGCGGGCCCGCCTCGGCGCCGCTGGGTTCGCGCCGGCCCACCTCGGGTCGAACGCGTTCAAGCAGGCGAGCATGCTGCTGGCCCTGTTCACCAGCGAGGACGGGTACCGGGTGGAGGAGAACGGCGGGTGCCTGATGCTTGGGTGGCACACGCGGCCGCTCATCGCCACCTCGGTGTGGCGGCTCGGTGGCCCGAGCGCCGGGGCGGCGCACTGA